The sequence below is a genomic window from Acidobacteriota bacterium.
TGTTGTGCGCAGCACTACCCGGCGTTCAGCATCGCCGAGCACGGCACGTTTCGCGTGGACGAGTATCAGGATTTCACCCCGATATTTTGTGCATCGTGACGGGCACTCGGTCATCGGCAATCAGGTGCTTGTCTCGGCGCTTGCGGCAGTCCCGCTGTTCCTGCTCGATCCGCCCTCGACGCCATCGAGAACTACAGCAAGGCACGGTTGGCCGAGCAGGGCGTGCCGGATGTTGAATACCGGACCACGCGACGCAACAGCGTAAACTTCTTCCGCCTCGTCAAGGAGCGCGGACTCGACCTGAGATTCGGCGCGGCCACATTCATCACGACCGCCCTGTTCATGGCGCCGCTGACGGCGCTGTTTCTCGTGTTCTTCTACCGCGTGCTCAGGCGGCGAGGATTGATCCCACGCAGGCCACGTGGCTCACGTTCCTGCTCGGGTTCGGCACGCCGTTGTTCTACCGGGCCACGGTGCTCGGACACAACATGTTCGTCATGTGCGCGATGTTCGCGTCGTTTGTCCTGCTGTGGGGGCCGCGGGGGACCGGTCTCGCAACGCCGCCGGGCGCTGGCCCGGCCTCTTCGCCGGCGTGACCCTGGCCACCGACTACATCGGCGTCATCATCATGCCGCTGCTGTGGGCCTACCTGTTCATTCCCGGGCTCTCGTCGGCGTCGTGGTGGCAGTCGTTCCGGGAATCGCTGGTGATGGTCGTGGGAAGCCTGCCCCGATCGCGTTCCTGCTGTTCAGCCAGTGGGCGATGTACGGCCACCCTTTCTGGCCGGGACAGCACTGGATGCCGAACCAGAACGAATACGTCGCCGTCGGCATGCGCGGCTTCACCCTGCCGGCCCCAGACCTGTTCTTCAAGAGCCTGTTCGATCCATCCTTCGGCATGTATTCCTGGGGACCGATTCTGCTGCTCTCGGTGGTGCCCGTCTGGCGCTACGCGCCGGGGGCGCTGGTGCTGCCGGCACGTGAGCGGTGGTTTGTGTGGATTTGCTGGGTCGCGCTGCTGCTGTTCGCGTCAGCCAATCAGTACTCGCGGCTGCAGTTCAACAGCGGGTTCCGCTATCTGCTGCCGCTGGTGCCGCTGTTGATGCTCGCGCTTGCGGACCACTGGATCCGGATCGGCTGGCGCCTCAAGGCCGCCATCACCGCTGTCGCCGTGATGCATGCGTGGGTCATCGCCGTCTATCGCGAACCGGTGATGAAATCATGGCAACTGCTCTTTTCCGAGGACCGCAGCTACCCTGGTATCGCGTCCTGACCCTGACATCCAGGCCTGACAGCGCGTGGCTGGGCACATGGTGGCCGCCGACGATGTTGCTGGTCCTGACTCTGGCCGTGGCCGCGGGCATCTGGCGGTACGGCAGCCGATTGGAGATCACGCATGGCGCCCAGTAGTCAACCGGCACGCGAACCACTGGTATCGCTGGTCGTTCCGGTCTTCAACGAAATCGAAGCGATCGATGCGTTTTATGAACGGGCGACCCAGGCGCTTGGCGCGCTCGAGGGCATGGCCTACGAGATCGTGTTTATTGATGACGGCAGTGTGGACGGGTCGTATCAGCGGCTCGCGCAGTTCGCGAAACAGAATGCGCGAATCCGCGTGCTGAAACTCTCGCGGAACTTCGGGCACCAGATCGCCATCAGTGCCGGCATCGATTTCGCCAAAGGAGATTGTGCCGTCATCATTGACGCCGATCTCCAGGACCCACCTGAGGTCGTGGCTGACATGATCGCGAAGTGGCGCGAGGGCTTCGACGTCGTCTATGGCGTGCGATCCGATCGAGCGGGCGAAACCCCGATCAAACTGGCCACGGCCACCATGTTCTACCGGCTGCTGGGCCGGCTGACCAACATCCACATTCCCGCCAACGTGGGCGACTTCAGGCTGATGAGCCGGCGTGTGGTTGAACAGCTCAAACAATTGCGCGAGAAGGACCGGTTCGTGCGCGGCCTCGTCAGCTGGGTGGGATTCCCGCAGACCAGCATCACGTACAAACGCGACCGCCGCTTTGCCGGCGAAACCAAATACCCGTTCCGGAAGATGCTGAAGTTCGCGTTCGACGGCATCACATCGTTTTCCACCATGCCGCTGAAACTCGCGACCTGGACCGGCTACGCGTCGGCGATACTCGCGGTGCTCTACCTCCTGAGCGTGTTTGTGCAGAAACTGATGGGCTACACGGTGGATGGCTGGGCCACGATCATGGTGGCGATGCTGTTCATGGGCAGCGTGCAGCTGATTTGCCTGGGCATTCTCGGCGAGTACCTCGGCCGGGTGTTCAACGAGGTCAAGCCGCGCCCGATGTATATCGTGGAGGAGGACCTGACCTCCGGGCCCGACGCTCCGGGGCGCGTGACCATGCGGGACACGATATTCGTCACCGGCGGAAGCGGATTCGTCGGCAGGACGCTGCTGGCCGCGCTTCAGCCGTTGGGCCGTCCCGTGATTGCGCTCGCACGCCGAGACATGCCGCAGACGGCTGGGGCCAACACCACGGTCATTCATGGCGACCTGCTCGATCCGACGACCTACGCGGACGCGCTTCGTTCGTGCGAGGTGGTCGTCCACCTCGCTGCGGGCCACCGGCCGCGCGTCGGCCGAAGACCACCTGCGCGTCAACGCGCACGGCACCAGCGTACTGCCGAGGCCTGCCGCAAGGCCGGTGTCCCCAAGGTGCTCTTCGTCAGTTCCATCGCCACGACCTTTCCCGACAAAACCGGCTACCACTACGCCCTCGCCAAGTGCCTCGCCGAGGAGGCCTGTGTCGCGCTCGGGGCTGCGCTTTGCCATCCTTCGACCGACGGTCATTCTGGGCCCAGGTGCGCCCGTGCTGGGCAGCCTCGAGAAACTCGCGCTCCTCCCGTTCATCGTCATGCCCGGCGCCGGACGAGGTCAGGGTGCAGCCGATCCATGTCAGCGACGTCGCCCGATGCATCACGGAAACGATCCGGCAGGATCTGTTCACGAATGCCACTGTCGAGATTGGCGGTCCTGAGACGCTGACGATGGAGGCGCTGCTTCAACACATTCGCATCGCGCGCACCGGAGGGTCAGGACGCGTGGTCCACGTGCCCCTTGCGGTGCTGCGGATCCCGTTGCGGATGGCTGAGGCGATCGGGCTTGGCAAGCTCCTGCCGATCAGTGCCGGGCAACTTTCCTCATTTCGATTCGACGGCGTGGCCGCTGGCCACCCGCTTCACGAACGGCTGGGTCCCAGCCTGATCGGCATCGCGGAGATGGTGCCGGGCATGCCAGATGCCAACCGTACCGCCGGCGACGCTACTGGCGCGGAATGCCGGGTCTTCACGCAACATCTGCTGGGCCGCGATCCGGACGACTACGTCACGGCGACGTGCCGTGCCGCACTGGCCGGCATGCCCGTCCTCTCTGCTCGCGGCCGTTTCGACGAGGCGTTGCTCTCGTTCGCGCGAATCCACCCTGTGTGCGCGAAGATTGCGGATGCCTACGCCAGCCTCTTCCTTCGGGCCGGAGCGCTGCGGAAGCGGTTGGTGCTTCTGCTGGCGATTCTCGAAACACGTCCCCCCTTCAGCCAGGCGATCGATCAGGCCGTTGGCGGTTCCATGCCGAAGCTCTTCATCCGACTCGGCGCGCGCACCGCTGCGGCACTCGTGAGTCTGCTGGTGGGAACCCTGATCTTCACCCCAACGCGCCTCGTCATGGCCCTGATGGGAAAAGGCGCGCCATGACTCCCACGGTGACGGTGGTGGGGTCGGGGGCGAGCGGTATTCATTTCGCCCTGACCGTATTGCGCAAAGGCGGCACGGTGCGGATGCTGGACGTGGGTCGGCAGGGACGCGCCGCGGTGTTGCCCGACGCGAGCCTCGACCAACTCAAGCACCGGCTTGCAGATCCGGCGGCGTATTTTTTAGGTCCGGCGCAGGAAGCTGCGCTTTTGCCTGGAGTGGATGACGAGTATTACGGCATTCCCCAGCAAAGACTATGTGTTTGACCCGCCGGCCGGCTTCAGTCACACGGGCACTGGCTTCGCGCCGCTCTTTTCGTTCGCCCGCGGCGGATTGGCCGAAGCGTGGACGGGCGGGTGTTATCCTCTGACCGCTGCCGAGATCCCGGGACTTTCCGTTTCCCTACAGCGATCTGGCACCGCACTATGACGAGGTGGCACGGCGCATTGGCATTACGGGCGAACAGGACGACCTCGCGCGTTTTTTGCCGATGCACGATCACCTGTTGCCCCCGCTCCAGCTCGATCGGCATTCCCAGGTGCTGATGGAGTCGTACGGGCGTATGCGCGGCCGCCTCAACCGCGGCGGCGCCTACATGGGACGTACGCGCGTCGCCACGCTCAGCCGGGCACTGGGCGTCCGGCAGGCCTGCGACTACCTTGGCCGGTGCCTCTGGGGGTGCCCGCGTGGTGCGCTCTACACGCCCTCTCAGACGCTTCTCGAATGCCAGACCTTTCCGGGTTTCGACTACGTGCCTGGCGTGGAGGTCAGCCACCTGGACATCGGCCCGGGCCAACGCGCGCGCGGTTGTGGCAAAGTCGCTCGAGACCGGAGTGGAACAGGAGTTTGCCGTGGACCGGGTCGCCCTGCCGCCGGCGCGCTGCTCTCGACCCGCATCTTCCTGATGTCGATCCTGCGAAAAACCGGCGAGCGCGTCCGTCTTCGCGGGTTGATGGACAATCGACAGGTGCTCGTGCCTTTCGTGAACCTGGGAATGCTGGGGCGGCAGTTTTCACCAGAGTCGTATCAATACCACCTGCTCGGCGTCGGCCTTGAGGCCGATACACCCGCGCGACTACGTGCACGGACAGATCACCACCCTCAAGACGGCACTCGTGCATCCGCTGATTCAGCGGCTGCCGCTCGATCTGTCGGCCTCCACCTACCTCTTCCGCGCCATTCACGCGGCGCTTGGCCTGGTGAACGTCAACTTCAGGGATACCCGGCGTGACGAGCTACGTTGAGCTGACCGGCGACGACCTCCCGCGCCTGAACCTGCACTACACTCCCGGCGCCGATGAACCCGCCCGGATCAAACAGGCCCTGAGTCGCATCAAGCGCGTGCTGTTCAGCCTCAACTGCGTCGTCCCACCCGGCATGGCGCACGTCAGGCCCATGGGCTCGAGCGTGCACTATGCCGGCACGTTGCCCATGAGTCCCACGGCCGCGCCGTTCACCACCACGCCGCAGTGCCAAAGCCGCGACTTGGAGAACGTCTTTGTCGTGGACGGGGCGACGTTTCCATTCTTGCCCGCCAAGAACCTCACCTTCACCCTGATGGCGAACGCCGTCCGCGTGGCAGAGGCGGCGTTCTGATGGCTCACCTCCGCTTCTGTTTCTTGACGACGTTTTATCCGCCGTTCAATTTCGGCGGCGATGGCATCGACGTGCAGCGGACGGCTCTGGCGCTTGTGGATCGCGGCCATCACGTCACTGTCGTGCACGACGTGGACGCCTATGAGTGGCTGGCGGGCACCACACTGCCCGACCAGCCGGTGATTCAGGACGGCGTCGAGGTGGTCGGATTGCGCAGCCGCCTGGGTGTGGTGTCGCCGTTCCTGACACACCAGCTCGGCTACCCCGTCATGCACGGCCGCGCGATTGACACATTGCTCCGGGAACGGGCGCCCGACGTCATCGTCTACGGCAACGTGTCGCTGGTGGGAGGCCCCGGCATCCTGAAACTCGGCGGGCCCGCGCTGCGCGTGTATGTGGCCCACGAACACTGGCTCGTCTGCCCCACACACGTCCTGTGGCGCTTCAACCGAGAGCCCTGTGACGTGCGCGCCTGCACACGCTGCGTGATGAGCTACCGGCGGCCGCCGCAACTCTGGCGCCACACCGGCGCACTCAAACGCCGGCTGGCCGACGTCGACCTGTTCATCGCGCGCAGCGAATTCAGCCGCAACAAACATCGTGAGTTCGGGCTCGCCCAGCCGATGGAAGTGTTGCCGTATTTCCTGCCGGCGCCTTTTCCGGAGCAACCCGCGCCGCGCATGTCTGAACGACCGCAGCAGCGGCCCTATTTCCTGTCGGTGGGCCGCCTGGCGCGCATCAAGGGACTCGATTCGGTGATCCCGGCGTTCCGGCGCTTTCCGGATGCCGACTGGCTGATCATCGGCGACGGCAACGAGATGCCGGAACTGAGGGCGCTCGCGGCCGATCTCCCCAATGTGAAGTTCCTCGGCCGCATCGCCAACCACGACCTCCGGCGGTACTACGAACACGCCATCGCGGCCATTGTGCCGTCGTCGGGTTATGAGACGTTCGGTATTGTGTTGATTGAGGCGTTCCACTACCACACGCCCGTCATCGCCCGACGCATCGGGCCGTTTCCGGAGATCATCGAGCGTGCCAAGGGCGGGCTGCTGTTTTCGGATACAGACGAACTCGTGGCGGCCATCGCACGCCTGCACGGCGATCCCGAGTTGCGCGACTCGTTCGCCACGGGCGCGTTCGAAGCCGCCAGAAAGCACTGGTCCGAGAACGCGGTTGTTGAGAGCTTTCTGGACCTGATCAGAAACGCCAGAGCCGCCAAGCGGGCGGCACGGTGATACTCTGCCTAGACGACGTATGTTGATGGTGCCCCTCCCTCCGGACGTCCAGCCCGCGCTCGTGGCGTGGGTGCTGCTCTACATCGGGCCCGAGGCGTTCCTGCCTCTCACGTCCGCGATTGCGGCCATCGTGGGCGTTGTCATGATGTTCTGGAACCGTGTGGTCGGGTTGGCCAGGAAAATCTGGCTGATGGTGACCGGTCGCTCCGATAAACCTGCCCAATGAACTGGATCGGCGCAGCCGTTGCAGCGGCGCTGCTCGGTGTCGCCGCCGTCAGCTACCTGCTCTGGTATTTCCGCTGGGAGCAGCGTCACACCGCCGGAATGGCCTATTACGGTCGGCCACTCGCCGCCCGCCGGGCGCTGAAGCGGCAAATCCGGTTGTTGTCACTTCCCGCAAAGCCGATCCTCCGCGCTCTGGTCGCGCTAACCCGTTCAGGCCATTCGA
It includes:
- a CDS encoding glycosyltransferase: MAPSSQPAREPLVSLVVPVFNEIEAIDAFYERATQALGALEGMAYEIVFIDDGSVDGSYQRLAQFAKQNARIRVLKLSRNFGHQIAISAGIDFAKGDCAVIIDADLQDPPEVVADMIAKWREGFDVVYGVRSDRAGETPIKLATATMFYRLLGRLTNIHIPANVGDFRLMSRRVVEQLKQLREKDRFVRGLVSWVGFPQTSITYKRDRRFAGETKYPFRKMLKFAFDGITSFSTMPLKLATWTGYASAILAVLYLLSVFVQKLMGYTVDGWATIMVAMLFMGSVQLICLGILGEYLGRVFNEVKPRPMYIVEEDLTSGPDAPGRVTMRDTIFVTGGSGFVGRTLLAALQPLGRPVIALARRDMPQTAGANTTVIHGDLLDPTTYADALRSCEVVVHLAAGHRPRVGRRPPARQRARHQRTAEACRKAGVPKVLFVSSIATTFPDKTGYHYALAKCLAEEACVALGAALCHPSTDGHSGPRCARAGQPRETRAPPVHRHARRRTRSGCSRSMSATSPDASRKRSGRICSRMPLSRLAVLRR
- a CDS encoding glycosyltransferase family 4 protein, encoding MAHLRFCFLTTFYPPFNFGGDGIDVQRTALALVDRGHHVTVVHDVDAYEWLAGTTLPDQPVIQDGVEVVGLRSRLGVVSPFLTHQLGYPVMHGRAIDTLLRERAPDVIVYGNVSLVGGPGILKLGGPALRVYVAHEHWLVCPTHVLWRFNREPCDVRACTRCVMSYRRPPQLWRHTGALKRRLADVDLFIARSEFSRNKHREFGLAQPMEVLPYFLPAPFPEQPAPRMSERPQQRPYFLSVGRLARIKGLDSVIPAFRRFPDADWLIIGDGNEMPELRALAADLPNVKFLGRIANHDLRRYYEHAIAAIVPSSGYETFGIVLIEAFHYHTPVIARRIGPFPEIIERAKGGLLFSDTDELVAAIARLHGDPELRDSFATGAFEAARKHWSENAVVESFLDLIRNARAAKRAAR